A genomic segment from Micromonospora echinaurantiaca encodes:
- a CDS encoding Stf0 family sulfotransferase, protein MPADRIDSYFVCATPRTGSSLLLGLLESTGVAGRPQAYFRSPDEPLWADRWRLPRTADGGIDYADYLRAALAEGRTGNGVFGAKLMWGTLDELVARLATVHPDLAGDDTALLGRAFGRTRFVFLRRADVLAQAVSWLRAEQTGTWFVGGNGEISGNAGTGRAPRFDAAGIRHHVEVIEEHNAAWEAWFATRGIRPYRVRYEDLDQDMAATTRGVLEFLGLDAPAGDIVARHRRQADQLNQEWIQRYRAAAASG, encoded by the coding sequence ATGCCGGCCGACCGGATCGACTCGTACTTCGTCTGCGCCACCCCGCGTACCGGCAGCTCGCTGCTGCTCGGGCTGCTGGAGTCCACCGGCGTCGCCGGTCGTCCCCAGGCGTACTTCCGGTCGCCGGACGAGCCGCTCTGGGCCGACCGGTGGCGGCTGCCCCGCACCGCCGACGGCGGCATCGACTACGCCGACTACCTGCGGGCCGCGCTCGCCGAGGGCCGGACCGGCAACGGGGTGTTCGGCGCGAAGCTCATGTGGGGAACGCTGGACGAGCTGGTCGCCCGCCTCGCGACCGTCCACCCCGACCTGGCCGGTGACGACACCGCCCTGCTGGGTCGGGCGTTCGGCCGTACCCGGTTCGTCTTCCTGCGCCGCGCGGACGTGCTGGCCCAGGCGGTCTCCTGGCTGCGGGCCGAGCAGACCGGCACCTGGTTCGTCGGCGGCAACGGCGAGATCAGCGGCAACGCCGGCACCGGCCGGGCACCCCGCTTCGACGCCGCCGGGATCCGGCACCACGTCGAGGTCATCGAGGAGCACAACGCGGCCTGGGAGGCGTGGTTCGCGACGCGGGGGATCCGGCCGTACCGGGTGCGCTACGAGGATCTCGACCAGGACATGGCGGCCACGACGCGCGGCGTGCTGGAGTTCCTCGGGCTCGACGCGCCGGCCGGGGACATCGTGGCTCGGCATCGGCGTCAGGCCGACCAGCTCAACCAGGAGTGGATCCAGCGGTACCGGGCAGCGGCGGCCAGCGGCTGA
- a CDS encoding SdiA-regulated/phytase-like domain-containing protein: MRSIGTPRLSAAVAAAVVLAVLAPTGAAAEPTPAPGTPVCQIRDDRLTEISGMVATDDGYVVVNDGADDEARRRIFFLDADCAVTRTLRYPSRPRDTEDLAVGADGTIWVADIGDNDRSRQTVAVWKLTPGAARPVLYRMAYPDRPHDAEAMLVTGDGRPVIVSKYSGVLYAASTALRPGATVPLTQVGQVRLPASTTSNPFSLLGRTAVTGAATAPDGDRVVLRTYADAFEFDVTGGDVIAALTSGTPRVTPLPDEPQGESITYSRDGRSLLTVSETADQPAGTRPSILRYPVAAPSPAAMPPAATVAPPSTSVPGDRAAGDRADRADRGVTPMVAAGAVGLGLLVAGLLVLARSRRSRPGRPR, from the coding sequence ATGCGATCGATCGGAACGCCCCGGCTGTCGGCCGCCGTGGCCGCGGCCGTCGTCCTCGCCGTGCTGGCCCCGACCGGCGCGGCGGCCGAACCGACGCCCGCCCCGGGCACCCCGGTGTGCCAGATCCGCGACGACCGGCTGACCGAGATCTCCGGGATGGTGGCCACCGACGACGGGTACGTCGTGGTCAACGACGGCGCGGACGACGAGGCCCGCCGCCGGATCTTCTTCCTGGACGCGGACTGCGCGGTGACCCGGACGCTGCGCTACCCGTCCCGGCCCCGGGACACCGAGGATCTCGCCGTCGGCGCGGACGGCACGATCTGGGTGGCGGACATCGGCGACAACGACCGTTCCCGACAGACGGTCGCGGTGTGGAAGCTCACCCCGGGTGCGGCCCGGCCGGTGCTGTACCGGATGGCGTACCCGGACCGCCCGCACGACGCCGAGGCGATGCTGGTGACCGGCGACGGCCGGCCGGTGATCGTGTCCAAGTACTCGGGCGTGCTCTACGCGGCGAGCACCGCCCTGCGGCCGGGCGCGACGGTGCCACTGACGCAGGTGGGGCAGGTCCGGCTGCCGGCCTCCACGACGAGCAACCCGTTCTCGCTGCTCGGCCGGACGGCGGTCACCGGCGCCGCCACCGCGCCGGACGGCGACCGGGTGGTGCTGCGCACCTACGCCGACGCGTTCGAGTTCGACGTCACCGGCGGCGACGTGATCGCCGCGCTGACCAGCGGCACGCCGCGGGTCACCCCGCTGCCCGACGAACCGCAGGGCGAGTCCATCACCTACAGCCGGGACGGGCGGTCCCTGCTCACCGTCTCCGAGACCGCCGACCAGCCCGCCGGCACCCGGCCGAGCATCCTGCGCTACCCGGTGGCGGCCCCGTCGCCCGCGGCGATGCCGCCCGCCGCGACCGTCGCGCCGCCGAGCACGTCCGTGCCGGGCGACCGGGCCGCCGGCGATCGGGCCGACCGCGCCGACCGCGGGGTCACGCCGATGGTGGCGGCGGGGGCGGTCGGGCTCGGCCTGCTGGTGGCGGGCCTGCTCGTGCTGGCCCGGTCGCGGCGGTCCCGCCCCGGCCGGCCGCGCTGA
- a CDS encoding DoxX family protein gives MRAEQIVGPAVSLFRAVIGLLFLCHGLASLFGVLGGNRGTGEAIPLGQWPGWWAALIQGICGALVLLGLLTRPAAILASGSMAYAYFMVHQPDALLPLRNGGELAVLFCWSFLLIAVLGPGAWALDSLLRTRRADRAPVPAR, from the coding sequence ATGCGTGCTGAGCAGATCGTCGGACCAGCGGTGTCCCTCTTCCGCGCGGTCATCGGGCTGCTGTTCCTCTGCCACGGCCTGGCCTCGCTCTTCGGCGTCCTCGGCGGCAACCGGGGCACCGGCGAGGCGATCCCGCTGGGCCAGTGGCCGGGCTGGTGGGCCGCACTGATCCAGGGGATCTGCGGCGCGCTGGTGCTGCTCGGCCTGCTCACCCGGCCGGCCGCGATCCTGGCCTCCGGCTCCATGGCGTACGCGTACTTCATGGTGCACCAGCCGGACGCCCTGCTGCCCCTGCGCAACGGCGGTGAGCTGGCCGTGCTGTTCTGCTGGTCGTTCCTGCTCATCGCGGTGCTCGGCCCCGGCGCGTGGGCGCTCGATTCGCTGCTGCGGACCCGCCGCGCTGACCGGGCGCCGGTCCCCGCCCGGTGA
- a CDS encoding ABC transporter permease, with product MSSTILVVGPKLGVALIVLTVAAAVVATVGRLGHGRQILVAAGRAAVQLAAVSLLITAIVVSLWATAGFVVLMCVVAAGTAGRRITRGRHGWWAAVPIVVGSMSVVAGLLVAGLVPLRGIAVIPVAGILIGGAMTATSLAGRRILDELTSRWGEVEAGLALGLLPRDAVLLVCRPVAGQALVPALDQTRTVGLVTLPGAFVGVLLGGADPLAAGITQVFVLVGLLAVEAVAVVLTVELVARGRLLPARSEALR from the coding sequence GTGTCCTCGACGATCCTGGTGGTTGGCCCCAAGCTGGGGGTGGCGCTGATCGTGCTGACCGTCGCGGCGGCGGTGGTGGCCACCGTGGGGCGGCTGGGGCACGGCCGGCAGATCCTGGTCGCCGCCGGTCGCGCGGCGGTCCAGTTGGCGGCCGTCTCGCTGCTGATCACCGCCATCGTGGTGTCGCTCTGGGCGACCGCCGGTTTCGTCGTCCTGATGTGCGTGGTCGCGGCGGGCACCGCCGGTCGACGGATCACCCGGGGCCGGCACGGCTGGTGGGCCGCCGTGCCGATCGTGGTGGGCAGCATGTCCGTGGTGGCGGGCCTGCTGGTGGCCGGACTGGTGCCGTTGCGGGGGATCGCGGTCATCCCGGTGGCCGGGATCCTCATCGGTGGGGCGATGACCGCGACGTCGCTGGCCGGCCGGCGGATCCTGGACGAGCTGACCAGCCGGTGGGGCGAGGTGGAGGCCGGCCTGGCGCTGGGGCTGCTGCCCCGGGACGCGGTCCTGCTCGTCTGCCGTCCGGTGGCCGGTCAGGCGCTGGTGCCGGCGCTGGACCAGACCCGCACGGTGGGGCTGGTGACACTGCCGGGCGCGTTCGTCGGTGTCCTGCTCGGTGGCGCGGACCCGCTGGCGGCCGGGATCACCCAGGTGTTCGTGCTGGTCGGCTTGCTGGCGGTGGAGGCGGTGGCGGTCGTCCTCACCGTGGAACTGGTGGCCCGTGGCCGGCTGCTGCCGGCCCGGTCCGAGGCGCTGCGGTGA
- a CDS encoding acyl-CoA thioesterase: protein MGDPFRVRITVRGYELDTQGHLNQAVYLQYAEHARWECLRAAGISQDRLIATGVGPVALEVTLRYLRELRGGDEVDVSCAFHWGEGKTFRIEQDFVRADGTRVAALTGVGGLLDLSARRLVPAPQDRFRELADDSQPLNL from the coding sequence GTGGGAGATCCGTTCCGGGTACGCATCACCGTCCGTGGCTACGAGCTCGACACCCAGGGCCACCTGAACCAGGCCGTCTACCTCCAGTACGCCGAGCATGCCCGGTGGGAGTGTCTGCGCGCCGCCGGCATCTCGCAGGACCGGTTGATCGCCACCGGCGTGGGGCCGGTCGCTCTCGAGGTCACCCTGCGCTACCTGCGGGAGCTGCGCGGCGGTGACGAGGTGGACGTGTCCTGCGCGTTCCACTGGGGTGAGGGCAAGACCTTCCGGATCGAGCAGGATTTCGTCCGTGCGGACGGCACCCGGGTGGCGGCGCTGACGGGGGTGGGTGGCCTGCTGGACCTGTCGGCCCGGCGCCTGGTGCCCGCCCCGCAGGATCGGTTCCGCGAGCTGGCCGACGATTCGCAGCCGCTCAACCTCTGA
- a CDS encoding phosphotransferase family protein, with translation MDEVEVVVAHSERATLRVGDVFLKVDADQARIDVEVEAMSLAPVPTPEVLWRKPPVLAIAALPGTTLGRLGGPSTGSPAAWAAAGAAIRNLHEAPLPPLPGRAGRSVVALAAELDDECESLVTNGVLPTDLVTRNRQVAEAALRPWTPAFTHGDLQIAHVFVDGDEVTGIIDWSEAGQGDALYDLATFTLGHEEHLDDVIAGYGTDVDLDVIHAWWSLRSLLAVRWLIEHGFDPFAPGCEVDVLRARR, from the coding sequence ATGGATGAGGTCGAAGTCGTCGTCGCCCATTCCGAGCGCGCGACTCTGCGCGTCGGTGACGTGTTCTTGAAAGTGGACGCCGATCAGGCGCGCATCGACGTCGAGGTCGAGGCGATGTCCCTCGCGCCGGTCCCGACCCCGGAGGTCCTGTGGCGCAAGCCGCCCGTGCTCGCGATAGCCGCACTCCCGGGGACGACGCTCGGGCGCCTCGGCGGGCCGTCGACCGGGTCGCCGGCGGCGTGGGCAGCGGCTGGCGCCGCAATCCGGAACCTGCACGAAGCGCCCCTGCCGCCCCTGCCGGGCCGGGCCGGCCGGAGCGTCGTCGCGCTGGCGGCGGAACTCGACGACGAGTGCGAGTCGCTCGTGACGAACGGTGTCCTGCCCACTGACCTGGTCACCCGCAACCGCCAGGTCGCCGAGGCCGCGCTCCGGCCATGGACTCCGGCGTTCACACACGGCGACCTGCAGATCGCGCACGTCTTCGTCGACGGCGACGAGGTCACCGGCATCATCGACTGGTCCGAGGCGGGCCAGGGTGATGCCCTGTACGACCTCGCCACCTTCACGCTCGGACACGAGGAGCACCTTGACGACGTCATCGCCGGCTATGGCACCGACGTCGACCTCGACGTGATCCACGCGTGGTGGTCGTTGCGAAGCCTGCTGGCAGTTCGCTGGCTGATCGAGCACGGCTTCGACCCCTTCGCGCCGGGCTGTGAGGTCGACGTGCTCAGAGCCCGGAGGTGA
- a CDS encoding DUF4185 domain-containing protein yields MTINRRTLLGRVAMVGAATATGALLAPGPARAASWKKRLTGADLDTYHRWRVAGTDLGIPYVLENGSIGYLFGDTFNTPWPEGPPLPNDWRSPVMLRSNIHPGVAGGVVFDSAARVAGNGRAPELMHNGHNGIGIDGLWEVTVIPNDGISFPETGRQLISYMSIENWASAGPAGPHWRSRYAGLAYSDNGNDFIRTPLKWWNNGTNTDPFQMWTMQRDGDWVYVFSVRSGRQDGPMMLRRVRWDRLFYPESYEGWGWNGSNWGWGRPCTPILTGRFGEPSVRRLADGSWVMSYLNCATGCIVTRTAGGPDQVWTAEKVQVTPWQEPGLYGGFIHPWSSRRANDLHLMVSKWTRTPDGRSTAYHVSQFVGTA; encoded by the coding sequence ATGACCATCAATCGCCGCACCCTGCTCGGCCGGGTCGCCATGGTCGGCGCGGCCACGGCGACCGGTGCCCTGCTCGCACCCGGGCCCGCGCGAGCCGCGTCCTGGAAGAAGCGGCTCACCGGCGCCGACCTGGACACCTACCACCGGTGGCGGGTCGCCGGAACCGACCTCGGCATCCCCTACGTGCTGGAGAACGGCTCCATCGGGTACCTCTTCGGCGACACCTTCAACACCCCGTGGCCGGAGGGCCCACCGCTGCCGAACGACTGGCGCTCACCGGTGATGCTGCGCTCCAACATCCACCCCGGAGTCGCCGGCGGCGTGGTCTTCGACAGCGCGGCGCGGGTCGCGGGCAACGGGCGGGCCCCGGAGCTGATGCACAACGGCCACAACGGGATCGGCATCGACGGCCTCTGGGAGGTGACCGTCATCCCCAACGACGGCATCAGCTTCCCGGAGACCGGCCGCCAGCTCATCTCGTACATGAGCATCGAGAACTGGGCCTCCGCCGGACCCGCCGGGCCGCACTGGCGGTCGCGCTACGCCGGGCTGGCCTACAGTGACAACGGCAACGACTTCATCCGTACGCCGCTGAAGTGGTGGAACAACGGCACCAACACCGACCCGTTCCAGATGTGGACGATGCAGCGCGACGGCGACTGGGTGTACGTCTTCTCGGTGCGCTCGGGGCGCCAGGACGGCCCGATGATGCTGCGCCGGGTCCGCTGGGACCGGCTGTTCTACCCGGAGTCGTACGAGGGCTGGGGCTGGAACGGCAGCAACTGGGGCTGGGGCCGGCCGTGCACGCCGATCCTGACCGGCCGCTTCGGCGAGCCGTCGGTCCGGCGGCTCGCCGACGGGAGCTGGGTGATGTCGTACCTCAACTGCGCCACCGGTTGCATCGTGACCCGCACCGCCGGCGGGCCGGACCAGGTCTGGACGGCGGAGAAGGTGCAGGTCACCCCCTGGCAGGAGCCCGGGCTCTACGGCGGGTTCATCCACCCGTGGTCCAGCCGGCGGGCCAACGACCTGCATCTGATGGTCTCGAAGTGGACCAGGACGCCCGACGGCCGGAGCACCGCCTACCACGTCAGCCAGTTCGTCGGCACCGCTTGA
- a CDS encoding glycoside hydrolase family 3 protein has protein sequence MKTRLVIATVLVATLGATLTPLPVQATTAAPAALPPAAEHGWVTSTLRHMSLEQKVGQLFATYVYGGDATAPTAADRAANRAAFGVETPAEVIEEFHLGAICYFSWSHNLDSPRQIATLSNGLQRAALSAGGKDRVPLLISTDQEQGVVLRMPAPAAQFPGAMALGAGRSPGDARTAAEITGRELRAVGIHQPYAPIADVNVDPANPVIGVRSFGADPTLVAELTAAQVTGFQRDAGATAVAKHFPGHGDTDNDSHTDLPVINHTREEWDRIDAPPFRRAIAAGVESVMTAHIVVPALDPSGDPATLSPTILSGVLRGELGFRGVIVTDALNMAGVRQKYGDERVPVLALKAGADQLLMPPDLRLARDAVLRAVATGELTERRIDESVRRILALKYRQGLAASPLVDVEAAVRTVGAAEHLAAVARVTDPTLTAVRNDAGLLPLASTDRSVLVTGWNSAAFAPVATVADGFAARGARATARPATLPSDQAIATTAAEAARHDLTVVLVNKAWDVEVTDPRASQRRLVAALLATGRPVIVVAVRDPYDVAYLPGVSTYLATYSYTRAAMDALVRALHGELSPRGRLPVTIPTADGGLLYPYDHGLTW, from the coding sequence ATGAAGACCCGACTCGTCATCGCGACCGTCCTGGTGGCCACCCTGGGAGCCACCCTCACGCCGCTGCCCGTCCAGGCCACCACCGCCGCACCCGCCGCGCTTCCACCCGCCGCCGAACACGGCTGGGTCACCTCCACGCTGCGGCACATGAGCCTGGAGCAGAAGGTCGGCCAGCTCTTCGCCACCTACGTCTACGGCGGCGACGCCACCGCCCCGACGGCCGCGGACCGGGCCGCCAACCGGGCGGCGTTCGGCGTCGAGACGCCGGCCGAGGTGATCGAGGAGTTCCACCTCGGCGCGATCTGCTACTTCTCCTGGTCACACAACCTGGACAGTCCGCGGCAGATCGCCACGCTCTCCAACGGCCTGCAACGGGCCGCCCTCAGTGCCGGCGGCAAGGACCGCGTCCCGCTGCTCATCTCCACCGACCAGGAACAGGGCGTGGTGCTGCGGATGCCCGCCCCCGCCGCGCAGTTCCCCGGCGCGATGGCTCTCGGCGCCGGGCGCTCGCCCGGCGACGCCCGCACCGCGGCGGAGATCACCGGACGCGAGCTGCGCGCCGTCGGCATCCACCAGCCGTACGCGCCGATCGCCGACGTCAACGTCGACCCGGCCAACCCGGTGATCGGGGTGCGCTCCTTCGGCGCCGACCCCACCCTGGTGGCCGAGCTGACCGCCGCGCAGGTCACCGGCTTCCAGCGGGACGCCGGCGCGACCGCGGTGGCTAAGCACTTCCCTGGCCACGGCGACACCGACAACGACAGCCACACCGACCTCCCGGTGATCAACCACACCCGCGAGGAGTGGGACCGGATCGACGCGCCACCGTTCCGCCGGGCCATCGCCGCCGGCGTCGAGTCGGTCATGACGGCGCACATCGTGGTGCCGGCGCTGGACCCCTCCGGTGACCCGGCGACGCTGTCGCCGACCATCCTCTCCGGGGTACTGCGCGGCGAACTCGGCTTCCGCGGCGTGATCGTCACCGACGCGCTGAACATGGCCGGGGTCCGGCAGAAGTACGGCGACGAGCGGGTGCCCGTGCTGGCGCTCAAGGCCGGCGCCGACCAGCTGCTGATGCCGCCGGACCTGCGGCTGGCCCGGGACGCCGTGCTGCGGGCGGTGGCCACCGGCGAGCTGACCGAACGGCGGATCGACGAGTCGGTCCGGCGCATCCTCGCCCTGAAGTACCGGCAGGGTCTGGCCGCGTCACCGCTGGTCGACGTCGAGGCGGCGGTCCGTACGGTCGGGGCGGCCGAGCACCTCGCCGCCGTCGCCCGGGTCACCGACCCGACGCTCACCGCGGTGCGCAACGACGCCGGGCTGTTGCCGCTGGCCAGCACCGACCGGTCGGTGCTGGTGACCGGCTGGAACAGCGCCGCCTTCGCGCCGGTTGCGACGGTCGCCGACGGGTTCGCCGCCCGCGGGGCCCGCGCCACCGCCCGGCCCGCGACCCTGCCGTCCGACCAGGCGATCGCCACGACCGCCGCCGAGGCGGCCCGGCACGACCTCACCGTGGTGCTGGTGAACAAGGCGTGGGACGTCGAGGTGACCGACCCCCGCGCCAGCCAGCGACGGCTGGTCGCGGCGCTGCTCGCCACCGGCCGACCCGTGATCGTGGTGGCGGTCCGCGATCCGTACGACGTCGCGTACCTGCCGGGCGTGTCCACCTACCTGGCGACCTACTCGTACACCCGGGCGGCGATGGACGCGCTCGTCCGCGCGCTGCACGGCGAGCTGTCCCCGCGCGGACGGCTGCCGGTCACGATCCCCACCGCCGACGGCGGGCTGCTCTACCCCTACGACCACGGCCTGACCTGGTAG
- a CDS encoding serine hydrolase domain-containing protein translates to MPARTVRTTMGVRRGLALGLAVAVLGTALPATGAAAAERSPAGSAPPSVTPADIRFRHDTLRYGDAREVGLLPEHVDRMPADLTGYLEPTPDHPGHPTYAGAVVLAAKDGVVVQHAAVGSAVRYSAVGPPPGLAGVELPADQQLPMRPDTIFDLASVSKLFTTIVVLQQVERGRVELDAPVARYVPEFAAGGKEAVTVRMLLTHTSGLPAFTALWSRYPTPAERFAAALATPLAAGATPGTRYVYSDLGLIALGVLVERVTGRSLVDLVRDGVTAPLGMADTGYNPAPELRPRIAATEYQPYAGRGMVWGEVHDENAWSLGGVAGHAGVFSTATDLAVLCQTLLNGGEYRGWRILRADTVRAMLVNYNAPLEQAYPESDRGLGFELNKHWYMTGLSSPVGFGHTGFTGTSLVVDPLSHSFVVLLSNRVHPDRGWGSNNVARRAVATDLAEAMPVRPRSREAWRADPRDLATVTLTAPLRRAARGGTANFLLWYDTEPRYDSARFEVSTDGGQTWAAAPMRLRHGDQRWASDGTVTGYGGRVWWQVSVELPDRATHLRWSSSTDVSARGRGVYVDRIVAADRAGLLFQGEGGDAAHLVAQGWAPART, encoded by the coding sequence ATGCCGGCGAGGACTGTCCGCACCACGATGGGCGTGCGCCGGGGCCTCGCCCTCGGCCTGGCCGTGGCCGTGCTCGGCACGGCGCTGCCGGCGACCGGGGCGGCCGCCGCCGAGCGGTCGCCGGCCGGGTCCGCACCGCCGTCCGTCACGCCCGCCGACATCCGGTTCCGCCACGACACGCTGCGCTACGGCGACGCCCGCGAGGTGGGGCTGCTTCCCGAGCACGTGGACCGGATGCCGGCCGACCTCACCGGGTACCTCGAACCGACCCCGGACCACCCCGGCCATCCCACCTACGCCGGCGCCGTGGTGCTGGCCGCCAAGGACGGCGTGGTCGTGCAGCACGCCGCGGTGGGGTCGGCGGTGCGCTACTCGGCCGTCGGGCCGCCACCCGGGCTGGCCGGGGTGGAACTGCCTGCCGACCAGCAGCTCCCGATGCGACCCGACACCATCTTCGACCTGGCGTCGGTGTCGAAGCTGTTCACCACGATCGTGGTGCTGCAGCAGGTGGAGCGGGGTCGGGTCGAGCTGGACGCCCCGGTCGCCCGGTACGTCCCGGAGTTCGCCGCCGGCGGCAAGGAGGCCGTCACGGTACGCATGCTGCTCACCCACACCTCCGGGCTGCCCGCGTTCACGGCGCTGTGGAGCCGGTACCCGACCCCGGCCGAACGGTTCGCCGCCGCGCTCGCCACGCCACTGGCGGCCGGGGCGACGCCCGGCACCCGGTACGTGTACTCCGACCTCGGGCTGATCGCGCTCGGCGTGCTGGTGGAGCGGGTGACCGGCCGGTCGTTGGTCGACCTGGTCCGCGACGGCGTCACGGCGCCGCTGGGCATGGCCGACACCGGCTACAACCCGGCGCCGGAACTGCGGCCGCGGATCGCGGCGACCGAGTACCAGCCGTACGCCGGGCGCGGCATGGTGTGGGGCGAGGTGCACGACGAGAACGCCTGGTCGCTCGGCGGCGTGGCCGGACACGCGGGCGTCTTCTCCACCGCGACGGACCTGGCCGTGCTCTGCCAGACCCTGCTCAACGGCGGCGAGTACCGCGGCTGGCGGATCCTGCGCGCCGACACGGTCCGGGCGATGCTGGTCAACTACAACGCGCCGCTGGAGCAGGCCTACCCGGAGAGCGACCGCGGCCTCGGTTTCGAGCTCAACAAGCACTGGTACATGACGGGTCTGTCCTCTCCGGTGGGGTTCGGGCACACCGGGTTCACCGGCACCTCGCTGGTGGTCGACCCGCTCTCCCACTCATTCGTCGTCCTGCTCAGCAACCGGGTGCACCCCGACCGTGGCTGGGGCAGCAACAACGTGGCCCGGCGTGCCGTCGCGACCGACCTCGCCGAGGCCATGCCGGTGCGACCCCGGTCGCGGGAGGCGTGGCGGGCCGACCCGCGCGACCTCGCGACGGTCACCCTCACCGCCCCGCTGCGCCGGGCGGCGCGCGGCGGCACGGCGAATTTCCTGCTCTGGTACGACACCGAGCCGCGCTACGACAGCGCCCGGTTCGAGGTGTCCACCGACGGCGGACAGACCTGGGCCGCGGCGCCGATGCGGCTGCGGCACGGTGACCAACGATGGGCCAGCGACGGCACGGTCACCGGCTACGGCGGCCGGGTCTGGTGGCAGGTCTCCGTCGAGCTGCCCGACCGGGCGACCCACCTGCGCTGGAGCAGCAGCACGGACGTCTCCGCCCGGGGCCGCGGGGTCTACGTCGACCGGATCGTCGCGGCGGACCGCGCCGGTCTGCTCTTCCAGGGCGAGGGCGGGGACGCCGCACACCTCGTGGCGCAGGGGTGGGCGCCCGCCCGCACCTGA
- a CDS encoding winged helix-turn-helix domain-containing protein: MRGIRVASLAIGIASSPAERRQLAQLLGGSEAFLIVSSVDQARRFLDVVEPPHNPPAAPPDQPVVTEVTPGAAPPPGLTVDSDRRVLRWLDREIELTRLEHDLLRCLVGAPGRVWTYELLHREVWGNEHLGRGSDMHSVVRRVRRKLARLNAAATIHAVRGVGFRLAPV; the protein is encoded by the coding sequence ATGAGGGGGATCCGGGTCGCGTCCCTGGCGATCGGCATCGCTTCCTCGCCGGCCGAGCGCCGGCAGCTGGCACAACTGCTCGGCGGCAGCGAGGCGTTCCTGATCGTCTCGAGCGTGGACCAGGCGCGGCGGTTCCTCGACGTGGTCGAGCCGCCGCACAACCCGCCGGCGGCTCCGCCGGACCAGCCGGTGGTCACCGAGGTCACACCGGGCGCGGCACCGCCTCCCGGCCTGACCGTCGACTCGGACCGGCGGGTGCTGCGCTGGCTGGACCGTGAGATCGAGCTGACCCGGCTGGAGCACGACCTCCTGCGCTGCCTGGTCGGCGCGCCCGGGCGGGTCTGGACCTACGAACTGCTGCACCGCGAGGTCTGGGGCAACGAGCACCTCGGCCGCGGGTCCGACATGCACTCGGTGGTCCGGCGGGTACGACGCAAGCTCGCCCGGCTCAACGCGGCGGCGACCATCCACGCGGTACGCGGCGTCGGCTTCCGCCTCGCTCCGGTCTGA